The following are from one region of the Muntiacus reevesi chromosome 3, mMunRee1.1, whole genome shotgun sequence genome:
- the CCNT2 gene encoding cyclin-T2 isoform X5 produces MLLKIFSSIENDGALVIFVSTSKDLAQTSYFMATNSLHLTTFCLQYKPTVIACVCIHLACKWSNWEIPVSTDGKHWWEYVDPTVTLELLDELTHEFLQILEKTPSRLKKIRYWRANQAAGKPKVDGQVSETPLLGSSLVQNSMLVDSVTGVPTKPSFQKPSTSAFPAPVPLNSGNISVQDSHTSDNLSMLATGMPSTSYGLSSHQEWPQHQESARTEQIYSQKQETSLSGSQYNINFKQGPSVSLHSGLHHRPDKISDHSSVKQDYTHKAGSSKHHGPISATPGVIPQKMSLDKYREKRKLESLDLDARDHYIAAQVEQQHKHVQSQAASSSSVTSPIKMKIPITNAEKPEKYMADKKEKSGSLKLRIPIPPTDKSVSKEELKMKIKVSSSERHSSSDEGSGKSKHSSPHVGRDHKEKHKEHPSNRHHPSSHKHSHAYSGGSSAGSKHSADGIPPTVLRSPVGLSSDGISSSSSSSRKKLHINDASHNHHSKMSKSSKSSGSSSSSSSSVKQYISSHNSVFNHPLPPPPPVTYQVGYGHLSTLVKLDKKPVETNGPDVNHEYSTNSQHMDYKDTFDMLDSLLSAQGMNM; encoded by the exons ATGTTGTTGAAGATTTTCAGTAGTATAGAAAATGATGGCGCTCTTGTGATATTTGTAAGTA cAAGCAAGGATTTGGCACAGACATCCTATTTCATGGCTACCAACAG TCTGCATCTCACAACCTTCTGTCTTCAGTATAAACCAACAGTGATAGCATGTGTGTGCATTCATTTGGCTTGCAAATGGTCCAATTGGGAGATTCCTGTGTCGACTGATGGGAAACATTGGTGGGAATATGTGGATCCTACAGTCACTCTGGAATTACTGGATG agctaACACATGAGTTTCTACAAATATTGGAGAAAACGCCTAGTAGGTTGAAGAAGATTCGATACTGGAGG GCTAACCAGGCAGCTGGGAAACCAAAAGTAGATGGACAAGTGTCAGAAACGCCTCTTCTGGGTTCATCTTTGGTGCAGAATTCCATGTTAGTAGATAGTGTTACTGGTGTGCCTACCAAACCAAGTTTTCAGAAACCATCTACATCAGCTTTCCCTGCACCAGTACCTCTAAATTCAGGAAATATTTCTGTTCAAGACAGCCATACATCTGATAATTTGTCAATGCTAGCAACAGGAATGCCAAGTACCTCATATGGTTTGTCATCCCACCAAGAATGGCCTCAGCATCAAGAGTCGGCAAGGACAGAGCAGATATATTCACAGAAACAGGAAACATCTTTGTCTGGTAGCCAGTACAACATCAACTTCAAGCAGGGACCTTCTGTATCATTGCATTCAGGATTACATCACAGACCTGACAAAATTTCTGATCATTCTTCTGTTAAGCAAGATTATACTCATAAAGCAGGGAGCAGTAAACACCATGGGCCAATTTCTGCTACTCCTGGAGTAATTCCTCAGAAAATGTCTTTAGATAAATATAGAGAAAAACGTAAGCTAGAAAGCCTTGATCTGGATGCAAGGGATCATTATATAGCTGCCCAGGTAGAACAGCAACACAAACATGTACAgtctcaggcagccagcagcagttCTGTGACTTCtcccattaaaatgaaaattcccaTTACAAATGCTGAAAAACCTGAAAAATACATGGCAGATAAGAAGGAAAAGAGTGGATCACTGAAATTAAGGATTCCAATACCACCCACTGATAAAAGTGTCAgtaaagaagaactgaaaatgaaaataaaagtttcttcCTCAGAGAGACACAGCTCTTCTGATGAAGGCAGTGGGAAGAGCAAGCATTCAAGCCCACATGTTGGCAGGGACCATAAGGAGAAGCACAAGGAGCACCCTTCCAACCGCCACCACCCCAGCAGTCACAAGCATTCCCACGCATACAGTGGCGGCAGCAGTGCTGGCAGTAAACACAGTGCCGACGGAATACCACCCACTGTTCTGAGGAGTCCTGTTGGCCTGAGCAGTGATGGCATTTCCTCTAGTTCCAGCTCTTCAAGGAAGAAGCTGCATATCAATGATGCGTCTCACAACCATCACTCCAAAATGAGCAAAAGTTCCAAAAGTTCAGGTAGTTCATCTAGTTCTTCCTCCTCTGTTAAGCAGTATATATCCTCTCACAACTCTGTTTTTAACCATCCCttaccccctcctccccctgtcACATACCAGGTGGGCTACGGACATCTCAGCACCCTCGTGAAACTGGACAAGAAGCCAGTGGAGACCAACGGTCCTGATGTCAATCACGAGTACAGTACAAACAGCCAGCATATGGACTACAAAGACACATTCGACATGCTGGACTCGCTGTTAAGTGCCCAAGGAATGAACATGTAA